Proteins from one Erpetoichthys calabaricus chromosome 11, fErpCal1.3, whole genome shotgun sequence genomic window:
- the gde1 gene encoding glycerophosphodiester phosphodiesterase 1 isoform X2: MANENGATGVELDVEFTADGVSVLMHDDTVDRTTNGTGHLSQMSYSDLLKLDAAAKHRLGDSFHGEKVPTLQDAILECLKHHLIIYFDVKGHADEAVAALKMMYEKYPVLYNTSIVCSFEPKIIYKMRQADSMVVTALTHRPWSLSHWGDGTPRFSSQWKLCWFMVLDILLDWSHHNILWNFCGVSAFLMQKNFISQDYVRFWAARDVEVVSWTVNTAVEKEYYKEVLGINYITDSLLEDCDPHY, translated from the exons ATG GCTAATGAGAATGGCGCGACAGGAGTTGAACTGGATGTGGAATTTACAGCAGATGGGGTGTCAGTACTCATGCATGATGACACTGTGGACCGGACGACTAATGGAACTGGGCATCTTAGTCAGATGTCATATTCAGACCTTTTGAAATTGGATGCTGCAGCCAAGCACCGACTTGG GGACTCTTTCCATGGAGAGAAGGTGCCTACTTTGCAGGATGCAATTTTAGAATGTCTAAAGCATCACCTTATTATCTACTTCGATGTCAAAGGCCATGCAGATGAG GCTGTTGCTGCTTTGAAGATGATGTATGAAAAATATCCTGTACTGTATAACACAAGCATTGTCTGCTCATTTGAACCCAAGATCATTTATAAG atgcGTCAAGCTGACTCGATGGTGGTAACGGCCCTCACACACAGACCCTGGAGTCTAAGCCACTGGGGAGATGGGACACCCCGTTTTTCATCTCAATGGAAACTCTGTTGGTTCATGGTGCTAGATATTCTTCTGGACTGGAGTCACCACAATATTCTCTGGAATTTCTGTGGAGTCTCAGCATTCCTCATGCAGAAAAATTTCATCTCCCA GGACTATGTGCGCTTCTGGGCAGCCCGAGATGTTGAAGTTGTCAGCTGGACTGTCAACACAGCTGTTGAAAAAGAATACTACAAGGAGGTCTTAGGAATTAACTACATCACAGATAGCCTTCTGGAGGACTGTGACCCTCATTACTAA
- the gde1 gene encoding glycerophosphodiester phosphodiesterase 1 isoform X1 — MVPAADGLGFFSLVFLAALLITRGPMCSTLLTASLYIFLCLFRYPPVPASRAKQVLRPAGKQVGSRGVSVIAHRGGAHDAPENTLAAIRKANENGATGVELDVEFTADGVSVLMHDDTVDRTTNGTGHLSQMSYSDLLKLDAAAKHRLGDSFHGEKVPTLQDAILECLKHHLIIYFDVKGHADEAVAALKMMYEKYPVLYNTSIVCSFEPKIIYKMRQADSMVVTALTHRPWSLSHWGDGTPRFSSQWKLCWFMVLDILLDWSHHNILWNFCGVSAFLMQKNFISQDYVRFWAARDVEVVSWTVNTAVEKEYYKEVLGINYITDSLLEDCDPHY; from the exons ATGGTACCGGCAGCGGACGGACTCGGCTTCTTCTCGCTAGTTTTCCTGGCGGCGCTGCTGATCACCCGGGGCCCAATGTGCTCCACTCTTCTCACCGCTTCTCTCTATATCTTCTTGTGCCTTTTCCGCTATCCGCCGGTCCCCGCGAGCCGCGCAAAGCAGGTGTTACGGCCTGCAGGTAAGCAGGTGGGCAGCCGAGGGGTCTCGGTCATAGCGCACCGAGGCGGTGCACACGACGCGCCGGAGAACACACTGGCGGCCATTCGCAAG GCTAATGAGAATGGCGCGACAGGAGTTGAACTGGATGTGGAATTTACAGCAGATGGGGTGTCAGTACTCATGCATGATGACACTGTGGACCGGACGACTAATGGAACTGGGCATCTTAGTCAGATGTCATATTCAGACCTTTTGAAATTGGATGCTGCAGCCAAGCACCGACTTGG GGACTCTTTCCATGGAGAGAAGGTGCCTACTTTGCAGGATGCAATTTTAGAATGTCTAAAGCATCACCTTATTATCTACTTCGATGTCAAAGGCCATGCAGATGAG GCTGTTGCTGCTTTGAAGATGATGTATGAAAAATATCCTGTACTGTATAACACAAGCATTGTCTGCTCATTTGAACCCAAGATCATTTATAAG atgcGTCAAGCTGACTCGATGGTGGTAACGGCCCTCACACACAGACCCTGGAGTCTAAGCCACTGGGGAGATGGGACACCCCGTTTTTCATCTCAATGGAAACTCTGTTGGTTCATGGTGCTAGATATTCTTCTGGACTGGAGTCACCACAATATTCTCTGGAATTTCTGTGGAGTCTCAGCATTCCTCATGCAGAAAAATTTCATCTCCCA GGACTATGTGCGCTTCTGGGCAGCCCGAGATGTTGAAGTTGTCAGCTGGACTGTCAACACAGCTGTTGAAAAAGAATACTACAAGGAGGTCTTAGGAATTAACTACATCACAGATAGCCTTCTGGAGGACTGTGACCCTCATTACTAA
- the gde1 gene encoding glycerophosphodiester phosphodiesterase 1 isoform X3, with the protein MHDDTVDRTTNGTGHLSQMSYSDLLKLDAAAKHRLGDSFHGEKVPTLQDAILECLKHHLIIYFDVKGHADEAVAALKMMYEKYPVLYNTSIVCSFEPKIIYKMRQADSMVVTALTHRPWSLSHWGDGTPRFSSQWKLCWFMVLDILLDWSHHNILWNFCGVSAFLMQKNFISQDYVRFWAARDVEVVSWTVNTAVEKEYYKEVLGINYITDSLLEDCDPHY; encoded by the exons ATGCATGATGACACTGTGGACCGGACGACTAATGGAACTGGGCATCTTAGTCAGATGTCATATTCAGACCTTTTGAAATTGGATGCTGCAGCCAAGCACCGACTTGG GGACTCTTTCCATGGAGAGAAGGTGCCTACTTTGCAGGATGCAATTTTAGAATGTCTAAAGCATCACCTTATTATCTACTTCGATGTCAAAGGCCATGCAGATGAG GCTGTTGCTGCTTTGAAGATGATGTATGAAAAATATCCTGTACTGTATAACACAAGCATTGTCTGCTCATTTGAACCCAAGATCATTTATAAG atgcGTCAAGCTGACTCGATGGTGGTAACGGCCCTCACACACAGACCCTGGAGTCTAAGCCACTGGGGAGATGGGACACCCCGTTTTTCATCTCAATGGAAACTCTGTTGGTTCATGGTGCTAGATATTCTTCTGGACTGGAGTCACCACAATATTCTCTGGAATTTCTGTGGAGTCTCAGCATTCCTCATGCAGAAAAATTTCATCTCCCA GGACTATGTGCGCTTCTGGGCAGCCCGAGATGTTGAAGTTGTCAGCTGGACTGTCAACACAGCTGTTGAAAAAGAATACTACAAGGAGGTCTTAGGAATTAACTACATCACAGATAGCCTTCTGGAGGACTGTGACCCTCATTACTAA